One part of the Algibacter sp. L1A34 genome encodes these proteins:
- a CDS encoding energy transducer TonB gives MEPKKNPKANVGRNSSLYFAIGLALMLFLTNYAINFKTYDDVVTDIGVVSMDEVIEEEIPITNLMQTPPPPPPPPAAPDVIEIVEDEVEIEETVIESTEVDQETEIVEVEEVEVMEVEEDIEVPFAVIENVPVFPGCEKGNNAAKKACMSEKIQKFVTKKFNTELASELGLSGRQRINVIFKIDKTGNVVGVRSRAPHPGLEKEAARVINMLPKMKPGMQRGKAVTVPYSLPIVFQVQD, from the coding sequence ATGGAACCTAAAAAAAATCCTAAAGCAAATGTTGGACGTAACAGTTCACTCTATTTTGCAATCGGCTTAGCGTTAATGTTATTTTTAACGAACTATGCTATTAATTTTAAAACTTATGATGATGTAGTTACCGATATAGGAGTGGTAAGTATGGATGAAGTAATTGAAGAAGAAATTCCAATTACAAACTTAATGCAAACTCCACCACCACCACCACCACCACCAGCAGCTCCAGATGTTATTGAGATTGTTGAGGATGAAGTGGAAATTGAAGAGACTGTTATAGAGTCTACAGAAGTTGATCAAGAGACAGAAATTGTTGAGGTTGAAGAAGTAGAGGTTATGGAAGTTGAAGAAGATATTGAAGTTCCATTTGCAGTTATTGAAAACGTACCAGTTTTTCCTGGTTGCGAAAAAGGAAACAATGCGGCAAAGAAAGCTTGTATGTCAGAAAAAATTCAAAAATTCGTTACTAAGAAGTTTAATACTGAGTTGGCTAGTGAATTAGGTCTCTCAGGAAGACAACGTATAAACGTAATCTTTAAAATTGATAAAACAGGAAATGTTGTTGGAGTTCGTTCAAGAGCACCGCATCCAGGTTTAGAAAAAGAAGCAGCACGTGTTATCAATATGTTGCCAAAAATGAAACCAGGCATGCAACGTGGAAAAGCAGTAACAGTACCTTACTCTTTACCTATTGTATTCCAAGTTCAAGATTAA
- the gcvH gene encoding glycine cleavage system protein GcvH — translation MNIPAELKYTKDHEWIKVDNDIATIGITDFAQSELGDIVYVEVETLDETLEAEEVFGTVEAVKTVSDLFLPISGEIIEFNEALEDEPEKVNTDPYGDGWMIKVKCSDISQIDGLMSADDYKALIGA, via the coding sequence ATGAATATTCCAGCAGAATTAAAATACACAAAAGATCACGAGTGGATTAAAGTTGACAATGATATTGCTACAATTGGTATTACCGATTTTGCACAAAGTGAATTAGGAGATATTGTTTATGTTGAAGTAGAAACTTTAGACGAAACCTTAGAAGCTGAAGAAGTTTTTGGAACGGTAGAAGCTGTAAAAACGGTATCTGATTTGTTTTTACCAATATCAGGTGAAATTATTGAGTTTAATGAAGCCTTAGAAGATGAGCCAGAAAAGGTAAACACCGACCCTTACGGAGATGGATGGATGATTAAGGTAAAATGTTCTGATATTTCTCAAATTGATGGGTTAATGTCTGCCGATGATTATAAAGCTCTTATTGGTGCTTAA
- a CDS encoding gliding motility protein RemB: MKQILVLVFILVQYFGNAQSSSYSEKPPVFPACDSISFDKQQKCFDNQVHAHIYNSFKVPEKVIKENYKGEVVVLFEVDTTGYFKVIYVDAVYSELKQEAKRVFSDLPKIKPATYYGRATFKQYSLQIKIPLVDTSLDTKKTNDINLISKLEEEAKQEFDKVDKDLKAFENKAYNSQLNIQFTHSDYAKFDRQMNLVGTNSHTASKPFVYDDVAPYYDFDEEKEALERETKTWAGQKLWNEHLVQLQSDDYWFTIDPIFDLEVGKDTDAEFSSTYNNTRGFLVQGGLGEKFNFQASVFESQGRFADYVNRYAESLKAFGPDPAIIPGRGIAKRFKTDSYDYPVAEAYMSYAPAKFINVQFGHGKNFIGDGYRSLLLSDVASPHPFLKLNTKFWKIKYTNTWMWLKDVRPEVTEDGAFLTKYMANHYLSWNVSKRFNLGLFESVIWTDSNSRGFDVNYLNPIIFYRAIEFETGQDAGNAIMGATAKYKWNDHINLYSQFVLDEFSLADVKAGERSWKNKFGYQLGVKYFNAFKVENLLLQFEYNRIRPYTYSHNTIATNYGHNNQSMAHLWGANFSEAIFIGRYHYKRWFADAKLIFGVRGLDFNDDTDSFSYGGDIYKNYNDRPFDSGVEVGQGIKTNIFNGNLQAGYVVNPASNLKIFTDITVRNFNPDATTTTTFKNNTVWFNFGIRTDLFNWYFDY; the protein is encoded by the coding sequence ATGAAACAAATACTTGTACTAGTTTTTATTTTGGTTCAATATTTTGGGAATGCTCAAAGTAGCTCGTATTCAGAAAAACCTCCAGTGTTTCCTGCTTGCGATAGTATTTCTTTTGATAAACAACAAAAATGTTTCGATAATCAAGTTCATGCACATATTTATAATAGTTTTAAGGTACCCGAAAAGGTGATAAAAGAAAATTATAAAGGTGAAGTGGTTGTGCTTTTTGAAGTGGATACAACAGGTTATTTTAAAGTAATTTATGTCGATGCGGTTTATAGTGAATTAAAACAGGAAGCAAAAAGAGTGTTTTCAGATCTTCCTAAAATTAAACCTGCTACTTATTACGGTCGCGCTACTTTTAAGCAATATTCGCTTCAAATTAAAATTCCTTTAGTTGATACAAGTTTAGATACGAAGAAAACTAATGACATAAATCTAATTTCTAAATTAGAAGAAGAAGCAAAACAAGAGTTTGATAAAGTTGATAAGGATTTAAAAGCTTTTGAAAATAAAGCCTATAACAGTCAGTTAAATATTCAGTTTACACATAGTGATTATGCCAAATTTGATAGACAAATGAATCTTGTTGGTACAAACAGCCACACAGCTTCAAAACCATTTGTTTATGATGATGTAGCGCCGTATTATGATTTTGATGAGGAAAAAGAAGCTTTAGAACGTGAAACTAAAACATGGGCTGGACAAAAACTTTGGAATGAGCATTTGGTGCAGTTACAAAGTGATGATTATTGGTTTACAATCGATCCTATTTTCGATTTAGAAGTAGGTAAAGATACAGATGCCGAATTCAGTTCAACTTACAATAATACACGTGGGTTTTTAGTGCAAGGTGGTTTGGGTGAAAAATTTAATTTCCAAGCTTCTGTTTTTGAAAGTCAAGGACGTTTTGCCGATTATGTAAATCGATATGCCGAGAGTTTAAAAGCTTTTGGTCCCGATCCTGCAATTATACCCGGTCGTGGTATTGCAAAACGATTTAAAACGGATTCTTATGATTATCCGGTAGCGGAGGCTTATATGTCTTATGCGCCTGCAAAATTTATAAATGTCCAGTTTGGTCATGGTAAAAACTTTATTGGAGATGGTTACCGATCTTTATTATTGAGCGATGTTGCTAGTCCGCACCCGTTTCTAAAATTAAACACTAAATTCTGGAAAATTAAATACACCAATACATGGATGTGGTTAAAGGATGTACGTCCGGAAGTAACTGAAGATGGTGCGTTTCTAACAAAATATATGGCTAACCATTATTTAAGTTGGAATGTCTCAAAACGATTTAATTTAGGTTTATTTGAATCTGTAATTTGGACAGACTCAAACAGTCGTGGTTTTGATGTAAATTACTTAAACCCTATTATTTTTTATAGAGCTATAGAGTTTGAAACAGGTCAAGATGCTGGAAACGCTATAATGGGAGCAACAGCAAAATATAAATGGAATGATCATATAAATTTATATAGCCAATTTGTTTTAGATGAATTTTCCCTAGCCGATGTAAAAGCAGGAGAGAGAAGCTGGAAGAATAAGTTTGGTTATCAATTGGGTGTTAAATATTTTAATGCTTTTAAGGTTGAAAATTTACTGCTTCAATTTGAATATAATCGCATTCGTCCTTACACGTATTCGCATAACACGATAGCTACAAATTACGGACATAATAATCAGTCTATGGCGCATCTTTGGGGCGCAAATTTTAGTGAAGCTATATTTATTGGTCGTTATCATTACAAACGGTGGTTTGCAGATGCTAAGTTAATTTTTGGTGTACGAGGTTTAGATTTTAATGATGATACAGACAGCTTTAGTTACGGTGGTGATATCTACAAAAACTATAACGATCGTCCATTCGACTCTGGTGTAGAAGTAGGGCAGGGAATAAAAACCAATATTTTTAATGGTAATTTGCAAGCGGGTTATGTTGTTAATCCAGCGTCCAACTTAAAAATATTTACAGATATTACTGTTCGAAATTTTAACCCAGACGCAACTACAACAACAACGTTTAAAAACAATACTGTTTGGTTTAATTTCGGAATTAGAACCGATTTATTTAATTGGTATTTCGATTATTAG
- a CDS encoding energy transducer TonB, which translates to MSNPKETHELIRQNEQIVKKSQKHDANLQKNSTLYFQVGLIICLFMVYGLFEMKFESEIPTDTGFNFDPGPEEIRIENFRVYVEPVKEVQPEPQKSTKLIDKVEVIDNDEPLKEALNIKKAEQKTTSDPIKIGDVVVVGPPIEEPPVDFMTIEEVPIYPGCENRKTNLDKRKCMSEKITKLVQKKFDTNLGSELGLSGKQVIRTQFKIDKTGHVTDIKTRGTHPDLEKEAQRVINKIPEMTPGKQRDKNVGVIYTLPIVFSVQN; encoded by the coding sequence ATGAGTAATCCAAAGGAAACTCACGAACTCATTCGGCAAAATGAGCAAATCGTGAAAAAGTCGCAAAAGCATGATGCAAATTTACAAAAAAACTCCACCCTTTACTTTCAAGTAGGTTTAATCATCTGTTTATTTATGGTATACGGACTTTTTGAAATGAAGTTTGAATCCGAAATACCCACAGATACTGGGTTTAATTTTGATCCTGGACCAGAAGAGATTCGAATTGAAAATTTTAGAGTTTATGTTGAACCAGTAAAGGAAGTTCAACCAGAACCACAAAAATCAACAAAGTTAATAGACAAGGTTGAGGTGATTGATAATGATGAACCACTTAAAGAAGCGCTAAATATTAAAAAAGCAGAGCAGAAGACAACGTCTGATCCAATTAAGATTGGAGATGTAGTAGTTGTAGGTCCTCCAATAGAAGAGCCTCCAGTAGATTTTATGACTATTGAAGAGGTACCTATCTACCCAGGTTGTGAAAACAGAAAAACCAATTTAGATAAGCGAAAATGTATGTCTGAGAAAATAACCAAATTAGTTCAGAAAAAATTTGACACCAATTTAGGTAGTGAACTTGGCTTATCAGGAAAACAAGTAATTCGAACTCAATTTAAGATTGATAAAACAGGACATGTTACTGATATAAAAACGAGAGGAACACATCCCGATTTAGAGAAAGAAGCTCAACGTGTTATCAATAAAATTCCAGAAATGACCCCTGGAAAACAGCGAGATAAAAATGTAGGAGTTATTTATACTTTGCCCATAGTATTTAGTGTGCAAAATTAA
- a CDS encoding VanZ family protein, with protein sequence MIIKLLLVLKKSALVFAVIYTIVLSAACLMSLKDMPKINVSNGDKIFHFGAYAVFVVLWYGAFIFNIKFEKMRALLSATVFAVVFGIVVEVLQGTMTDYRSMDIYDVIANTSGALLTALILWRINKIQVKKQ encoded by the coding sequence ATGATTATAAAGCTCTTATTGGTGCTTAAAAAATCTGCACTAGTCTTTGCTGTTATATATACCATTGTTTTGAGTGCGGCTTGCTTAATGTCGCTTAAAGACATGCCAAAGATAAATGTTTCTAATGGTGATAAAATATTTCATTTTGGTGCATATGCTGTTTTTGTAGTTCTGTGGTATGGTGCTTTTATATTCAATATAAAATTTGAAAAAATGAGAGCTTTATTATCTGCAACTGTATTCGCAGTAGTGTTTGGCATAGTTGTTGAAGTGTTGCAAGGTACAATGACGGACTATCGCTCAATGGATATTTACGACGTAATAGCGAACACCTCGGGAGCTTTATTAACGGCTTTAATATTGTGGCGAATAAATAAAATACAAGTTAAAAAGCAATAA